A portion of the Myxococcaceae bacterium JPH2 genome contains these proteins:
- a CDS encoding chemotaxis response regulator protein-glutamate methylesterase has translation MKPGPSALGGGTGRRRIEVLVVDDSAVMRELMTQVLSREPDLGVTVAADPLIAFDKLQRLRPDVIVLDLELPRMDGLTFLRRLMRDSPLPVVVCSGTAPRGTWRALQALALGAVEVLGKPRLDPTTFATQATGLIDAVRAAAQARPRPRARDAAPRSPAPPPVAPPSPAAPPPALAAAPPVTPPPALATPLSLPRASEPSALDGDVLIALGASTGGAEALREVLTVMPEDAPPIVIVQHMPAPFTVGFALALSRSCRIEVREARAGDIPRRGLALVAPGSLHLRVRGKGGVYRVEIHDGPPVNRHRPSVDVLFESVARAAGVRAVGALLTGMGADGADGLLQMRQAGAVTVAQDEASCVVYGMPREAVLRGAAQHVVPLSQMGNTLLNAARRIALQRPPPPPPTPTSP, from the coding sequence ATGAAGCCCGGCCCCTCTGCACTCGGCGGCGGCACGGGCCGCAGACGCATCGAGGTCCTGGTGGTGGACGACTCGGCGGTGATGCGCGAGCTGATGACCCAGGTGCTCTCGCGCGAACCCGACCTCGGCGTCACGGTGGCGGCGGATCCCCTCATCGCGTTCGACAAGCTCCAGCGTCTCCGGCCGGACGTCATCGTCCTGGACCTGGAGCTGCCGCGCATGGATGGGCTCACCTTCCTGCGGCGCCTGATGCGCGACTCGCCCCTGCCGGTGGTCGTCTGCTCGGGCACCGCGCCGCGCGGCACGTGGCGCGCGTTGCAGGCGCTCGCGCTCGGGGCGGTGGAGGTGCTGGGCAAGCCGCGCCTGGACCCCACCACCTTCGCCACGCAGGCCACGGGCTTGATTGACGCCGTGCGCGCCGCCGCGCAGGCCCGCCCTCGGCCTCGCGCCCGCGACGCGGCGCCTCGCTCCCCCGCACCACCGCCTGTCGCGCCTCCCTCCCCCGCCGCGCCTCCGCCGGCCCTGGCGGCCGCGCCCCCCGTGACGCCCCCGCCTGCGTTGGCGACCCCACTCTCGCTGCCACGCGCCTCGGAGCCATCCGCCCTGGACGGCGACGTGCTCATCGCCCTGGGCGCCTCCACCGGCGGAGCCGAGGCGCTGCGCGAGGTGCTCACCGTCATGCCCGAGGACGCGCCGCCCATCGTCATCGTGCAGCACATGCCCGCGCCCTTCACGGTGGGCTTCGCGCTCGCGCTGTCGCGCTCCTGTCGCATCGAGGTGCGCGAGGCCCGCGCCGGAGACATCCCGCGCCGAGGGTTGGCGCTCGTGGCGCCGGGCAGCTTGCACCTGCGCGTGCGCGGCAAGGGCGGCGTCTATCGCGTGGAGATCCACGACGGCCCCCCCGTCAATCGACACCGGCCCAGCGTGGACGTGCTCTTCGAGTCCGTGGCGCGCGCCGCGGGTGTTCGCGCCGTGGGCGCCCTGCTCACGGGCATGGGCGCGGATGGCGCGGACGGCTTGCTCCAGATGCGCCAGGCCGGCGCCGTCACGGTGGCGCAGGACGAGGCCTCCTGCGTCGTCTACGGCATGCCCCGCGAAGCCGTGCTGCGCGGCGCCGCCCAGCACGTGGTGCCGCTCTCGCAGATGGGAAACACCCTGTTGAACGCCGCCCGCCGCATCGCGCTCCAGCGCCCGCCCCCCCCACCGCCCACCCCCACCTCCCCATGA
- a CDS encoding response regulator, translated as MTTTRNATTAVPSKPPATRQRVLLVDDSRSIRTLLKLYLMERGFEFLEANSAEEALAVVRHEPLDLVITDFNMPGVNGASFVRLLRLSDNPRVRKMPVLMMTSDERPQHVQAEGVAAGVSAFLRKPAQCADLLATVARLLPSTPLRAS; from the coding sequence ATGACCACGACCCGAAACGCCACGACGGCGGTCCCCAGCAAGCCCCCGGCGACACGCCAGCGCGTGCTCCTGGTGGATGACAGCCGCTCCATCCGCACCCTGCTCAAGCTGTACTTGATGGAGCGCGGCTTCGAGTTCCTCGAGGCCAACTCCGCCGAGGAGGCCCTCGCGGTGGTGCGGCACGAGCCCCTGGACCTCGTCATCACCGACTTCAACATGCCCGGCGTCAACGGCGCGAGCTTCGTGCGCCTGCTGCGGCTGAGCGACAACCCGCGCGTGCGCAAGATGCCCGTGCTGATGATGACCAGCGACGAGCGCCCCCAGCACGTCCAGGCCGAGGGCGTGGCCGCGGGCGTGAGCGCCTTCTTGCGCAAGCCCGCCCAGTGCGCGGACCTGCTCGCCACCGTGGCCCGCCTCCTCCCCTCGACGCCCCTTCGCGCGAGCTGA
- a CDS encoding RNA polymerase sigma factor: MTATDTQRAIHAVWRIESARLIAGLTRLVRDVGLAEEYAQDALVAALERWPTAGIPSNPGAWLMATAKHRALDSLRRGKLLERKHEELGHELDLRSELNAPDLDTAIDEDMGDDLLRLVFISCHPVLSTEARVALTLRLLGGLTTEEIARAFLVPEPTVAQRIVRAKRTLAEAQVPFEVPRGAEMEARLSSVLEVIYLIFNEGYSATAGDDWMRPALCEDALRLGRILAGLAPKEPEVHGLVALLEIQASRSRARVGPSGEPILLLDQNRAKWDHLLIGRGLAALQRAEALSEVRGAYTLQASIAACHARARTAAETDWPRIAALYAALAERLPTPVVELNRAVALAMAFGPAVGLELVDAIRNEPSLKNYHLLPSVRGDLLVKLGRLKEAKAEFERAASLTRNAREQALLLSRAAACEKPQGSSNT; this comes from the coding sequence GTGACGGCCACCGACACCCAGCGCGCCATCCACGCAGTCTGGCGGATTGAGTCCGCCCGCCTCATCGCCGGACTCACGCGGCTCGTGCGCGACGTAGGTCTCGCCGAGGAGTACGCCCAGGACGCACTCGTCGCCGCGCTGGAGCGCTGGCCCACCGCCGGCATCCCGAGCAACCCGGGCGCGTGGCTCATGGCCACGGCCAAGCACCGCGCGCTGGACTCGCTGCGCCGCGGCAAGTTGCTGGAGCGCAAGCACGAGGAACTGGGCCACGAGCTGGACTTGCGCAGCGAGCTGAACGCGCCAGACCTGGACACCGCCATCGACGAGGACATGGGCGATGACCTGCTGCGGCTCGTCTTCATCTCCTGTCACCCGGTGCTGTCCACCGAGGCCCGCGTCGCGCTCACCCTGCGCCTGTTGGGTGGCCTGACGACCGAGGAGATCGCCCGCGCGTTCCTCGTGCCCGAGCCCACCGTCGCCCAGCGCATCGTCCGCGCCAAGCGGACCCTCGCCGAGGCGCAGGTGCCGTTCGAGGTTCCTCGCGGCGCCGAGATGGAGGCGCGGCTGTCCTCCGTGCTGGAGGTCATCTACCTCATCTTCAACGAGGGCTACTCCGCGACGGCGGGCGACGACTGGATGCGGCCCGCGCTGTGCGAGGACGCCTTGCGGCTGGGGCGCATCCTCGCGGGGCTCGCGCCGAAGGAGCCGGAGGTGCACGGGCTCGTCGCGCTGCTGGAGATTCAGGCCTCGCGCTCACGGGCGCGCGTGGGCCCCTCGGGCGAGCCCATCCTGCTGTTGGACCAGAACCGGGCGAAGTGGGACCACCTGCTCATCGGGCGCGGCCTCGCCGCCCTCCAGCGCGCCGAGGCCCTGAGCGAGGTGCGCGGGGCGTACACGCTCCAGGCCTCCATCGCCGCCTGTCACGCGCGGGCCCGCACCGCCGCGGAGACGGACTGGCCGCGCATCGCGGCGCTCTACGCGGCCCTCGCCGAGCGGCTGCCCACCCCCGTGGTGGAACTCAACCGCGCGGTCGCGCTGGCCATGGCCTTCGGGCCCGCGGTGGGGCTCGAGCTGGTGGATGCGATCCGCAACGAGCCGTCGCTGAAGAACTACCACCTGCTGCCCAGCGTGCGCGGGGACCTGCTGGTGAAGCTCGGTCGGCTGAAGGAGGCGAAGGCGGAGTTCGAGCGGGCCGCCTCGCTGACACGCAACGCCCGGGAGCAGGCGTTGCTGCTGTCGCGCGCGGCCGCCTGCGAGAAGCCCCAGGGCTCCTCCAACACCTAG
- the rnhA gene encoding ribonuclease HI gives MSLPLVHIYCDGACSPNPGLGGWGAVLIAPERSGYRKELSGAEPDSTNNRMELTGALVALKSLKMACRVQVFTDSQYLRNAFESKWLDKWQRNGWRTSDKKPVSNADLWRELLEATRSHEVSWHWVRGHSDDVENNRADALAVAARLELAARLGR, from the coding sequence ATGTCGCTCCCCCTCGTCCATATCTACTGCGATGGTGCCTGCTCGCCGAACCCAGGGTTGGGCGGATGGGGCGCTGTCCTCATCGCGCCCGAGCGCTCCGGCTATCGCAAGGAGCTCAGCGGCGCGGAGCCGGACTCCACCAACAACCGGATGGAGTTGACGGGGGCGCTCGTGGCGCTCAAGTCGCTGAAGATGGCGTGTCGTGTCCAGGTCTTCACCGACTCGCAATACCTGCGCAACGCCTTCGAGTCGAAGTGGTTGGACAAGTGGCAGCGCAACGGGTGGCGCACGTCCGACAAGAAGCCCGTGTCCAACGCGGACCTCTGGCGCGAGCTGCTGGAGGCCACGCGCTCGCACGAGGTGTCCTGGCATTGGGTGCGTGGCCACTCCGACGACGTGGAGAACAACCGCGCGGATGCGTTGGCGGTGGCGGCTCGGCTCGAACTGGCGGCTCGGCTGGGCCGGTAG
- a CDS encoding polysaccharide deacetylase family protein: protein MTTRREFLSHTALAGSALAMAEALPLSASAEPSKSRPRGSVDRPRFWPDGARLAISLSMQFEAGAQPERGASSPFPPIDEKYPDLPAASWYAYGVKEGIPRLLEMFARRGVKVTSHMVGRAVERHPALAREIVERGHEAAAHGQTWTPQFSMSPEEERASYSQNVRVIQQATGQTPVGFNAFWMRGTPRTLEILQDLGFLYHIDDVSRDEPFLVDVRGKPFAVVPYTLGMNDIVNFELRNATADQFASELKHEFDALYAEAAGRRRMMSISMHDRISGRPGRVKVLEEFIAYAQRQPGVWFARKDEIARWALDSPLTPREPSAT, encoded by the coding sequence ATGACGACCCGACGCGAGTTCCTCTCCCACACCGCGCTCGCGGGAAGTGCCCTGGCGATGGCCGAGGCCCTGCCGCTGTCCGCGTCCGCGGAGCCGTCGAAGTCACGTCCGCGCGGCTCCGTGGACCGGCCCCGCTTCTGGCCGGATGGCGCGCGGCTGGCCATCTCGCTGTCCATGCAGTTCGAAGCCGGCGCGCAGCCCGAGCGAGGCGCCAGCAGCCCGTTTCCGCCCATCGACGAGAAGTATCCGGACCTGCCCGCGGCCAGTTGGTACGCCTATGGCGTGAAGGAGGGCATCCCGCGCCTGCTGGAGATGTTCGCGCGCCGCGGCGTGAAGGTGACCTCGCACATGGTGGGGCGCGCCGTGGAGCGCCACCCCGCGCTGGCGCGCGAAATCGTCGAGCGCGGCCACGAGGCCGCGGCGCACGGGCAGACGTGGACGCCCCAGTTCTCCATGTCGCCCGAGGAGGAGCGGGCGTCCTATTCGCAGAACGTGCGCGTCATCCAGCAGGCCACGGGGCAGACGCCGGTGGGCTTCAACGCGTTCTGGATGCGAGGCACGCCGCGCACGCTGGAGATCCTCCAGGACCTGGGCTTCCTGTACCACATCGATGACGTGAGCCGGGACGAGCCCTTCCTCGTGGACGTGCGCGGCAAGCCCTTCGCGGTGGTGCCGTACACGCTGGGCATGAACGACATCGTGAACTTCGAGCTGCGCAACGCCACCGCCGACCAGTTCGCCAGCGAGCTGAAGCACGAGTTCGATGCTCTCTACGCCGAGGCCGCGGGACGCCGGCGGATGATGTCCATCAGCATGCACGACCGCATCTCGGGCCGGCCCGGGCGGGTGAAGGTGCTGGAGGAGTTCATCGCCTATGCGCAGCGCCAGCCGGGCGTGTGGTTCGCGCGCAAGGACGAGATTGCCCGCTGGGCCCTGGACAGCCCGCTGACGCCGCGTGAGCCCTCGGCCACGTAG
- a CDS encoding DoxX family membrane protein: MPTDSVPSSERWLGLTDAEAGHALLRVTLGLNIFLHGVVRLVSGPAAFADALVKAFAGSLMPELMVRPFALALPFAETAVGLLVALGWRTRPALAAGGLLMMALVFGTALRSEWETLGVQMIYVALYAALLGTARFGRFSVDGLLSSQPARTSHPDARASR; the protein is encoded by the coding sequence ATGCCCACTGATTCCGTCCCCTCGTCCGAGCGCTGGCTCGGGCTCACCGATGCCGAGGCGGGCCATGCCCTGCTGCGCGTCACGCTGGGCCTCAACATCTTCCTCCACGGCGTGGTGCGCCTGGTGAGTGGCCCCGCGGCCTTCGCCGACGCGCTGGTGAAGGCCTTCGCCGGCTCGCTCATGCCCGAGCTGATGGTGCGCCCCTTCGCGCTCGCGCTGCCGTTCGCCGAGACGGCGGTGGGCCTCCTCGTCGCCCTGGGATGGCGCACGCGCCCGGCGCTCGCGGCCGGTGGGCTGCTCATGATGGCCCTCGTCTTCGGCACCGCGCTGCGCAGCGAGTGGGAGACGTTGGGCGTGCAGATGATCTACGTGGCCCTCTACGCGGCGCTCCTCGGGACCGCGCGCTTCGGACGCTTCTCGGTGGATGGCCTGCTGTCGTCGCAGCCCGCGCGGACTTCACACCCGGACGCCCGAGCCTCCCGATGA
- a CDS encoding LysR family transcriptional regulator has translation MPARKNPSALLFDEVMPLHAFVRAVEDGGFSAAARRLGLTPSAVSKQVAHLEAKLGARLLRRTTHHVSLTEAGSLFYQHCRRVLAELEDAALSVSALDERPRGLLRIAAPAVLGELHIGAAAAAFQADFPDVHVDVDASDRVVDLVEEGFDVAIRIADDLKDSTLVVRRLAPEQRLLCASPDYLRRRGTPRDIDELVTHDCLLFKRSRGPLDWQFQEKGGPRAVRVTGAFQSNNNVVLRCAALKGRGIANLPRYLVAEELRAGTLVPVLTDTPIVGRGIFLVYPHRRLVPPKVRAFTDFCIRYFQRTLPSDERP, from the coding sequence GTGCCCGCCCGGAAAAACCCCAGCGCCCTGCTCTTCGACGAGGTCATGCCCCTGCACGCGTTCGTGCGCGCCGTGGAGGACGGTGGCTTCTCCGCCGCCGCGCGCCGGCTGGGCCTGACGCCCTCCGCGGTGAGCAAGCAGGTGGCGCACCTGGAGGCGAAGCTCGGCGCCCGCCTGCTCCGCCGCACCACGCACCACGTGAGCCTCACGGAGGCAGGCAGCCTGTTCTACCAACACTGCCGCCGAGTCCTCGCGGAGCTGGAGGACGCGGCCCTCTCCGTGTCAGCCCTGGATGAGCGCCCTCGCGGACTCCTGCGCATCGCCGCGCCCGCGGTGCTCGGGGAGCTGCACATCGGCGCCGCGGCGGCGGCGTTCCAGGCGGACTTCCCGGACGTGCACGTGGACGTGGACGCGAGCGACCGGGTGGTGGACCTCGTCGAGGAGGGCTTCGACGTCGCCATCCGCATCGCGGATGACCTGAAGGACAGCACGCTGGTGGTGCGTCGGCTCGCTCCCGAGCAGCGCTTGCTGTGCGCGAGCCCCGACTATCTCCGGCGTCGCGGCACGCCGCGCGACATCGACGAACTCGTCACGCACGACTGCCTGCTCTTCAAGCGGAGCCGAGGGCCGCTGGACTGGCAGTTCCAGGAGAAGGGTGGCCCCCGCGCCGTGCGCGTGACGGGCGCCTTCCAGTCCAACAACAACGTGGTCCTCCGGTGCGCGGCGCTCAAGGGGCGAGGCATCGCGAACCTGCCGCGCTACCTCGTGGCCGAGGAGCTGCGCGCGGGCACGCTGGTGCCCGTGCTCACCGACACGCCCATCGTGGGTCGCGGCATCTTCCTCGTCTATCCGCACCGCCGCCTCGTCCCGCCCAAGGTGCGCGCCTTCACGGACTTCTGCATCCGCTACTTCCAGCGCACGCTCCCCTCCGACGAGCGCCCGTAG
- a CDS encoding EamA family transporter, translated as MKGAVFGLSAAALFGLSAPVAKLLLPGSTPLMLAALLYLGGGLGLSGLGWVLRARASVPRSVGREARLGRQDVPLLLAIILCGGVVGPVLMLVGLQRMSGVAGALLLNLEGPFTIVLALLVFGEHLGRAGLMSAGAILLGAAVLGVQQGELHGDVLGVLALAGACLSWAVDNNLTQRVSLKDPMAIARLKALGAGACSLVLALLMGQHVPALPLVGAALVLGFASYGVSIVLDAHALRLLGAAREAAYFATAPFVGALAAVPLLGEHLRPTDALAGGLMAVGVVLLLRERHSHLHVHEPLEHEHLHVHDAHHRHAHPPGVALTEPHSHAHQHEPLAHAHAHVSDLHHRHEH; from the coding sequence GTGAAGGGCGCGGTGTTCGGGCTCTCGGCCGCGGCGCTCTTCGGGTTGAGCGCGCCGGTCGCGAAGCTGCTGTTGCCTGGCAGCACACCGCTCATGCTGGCGGCCCTGCTGTATCTGGGCGGAGGGTTGGGCCTGTCGGGGCTCGGCTGGGTGCTCCGCGCCCGCGCCTCCGTGCCTCGCTCCGTCGGTCGTGAAGCGCGGCTCGGGAGGCAGGACGTTCCCTTGTTGCTGGCCATCATCCTCTGCGGCGGCGTGGTGGGGCCCGTCCTCATGTTGGTGGGGCTCCAGCGCATGTCCGGAGTGGCGGGGGCGCTCCTGCTGAATTTGGAGGGACCCTTCACCATCGTCCTGGCGCTCCTCGTCTTCGGGGAGCACCTGGGCCGCGCGGGCTTGATGTCCGCGGGCGCCATCTTGCTCGGGGCCGCGGTGCTGGGCGTCCAGCAAGGCGAGCTGCACGGCGACGTGCTGGGCGTGCTGGCGCTCGCGGGGGCCTGCCTCTCGTGGGCGGTGGACAACAACCTCACGCAGCGCGTGTCGCTGAAGGACCCCATGGCCATCGCGCGGCTCAAGGCGCTGGGGGCCGGGGCGTGTTCACTCGTCCTCGCGCTGCTCATGGGACAGCACGTGCCCGCGTTGCCCCTGGTGGGCGCGGCGTTGGTGTTGGGGTTCGCCAGCTACGGCGTCTCCATCGTGCTGGACGCGCATGCCCTGCGCTTGCTGGGGGCCGCGCGCGAAGCGGCCTACTTCGCGACCGCGCCATTCGTCGGAGCGCTGGCGGCGGTGCCTCTCCTGGGTGAGCACCTGCGCCCCACGGATGCGCTGGCGGGTGGCCTCATGGCCGTGGGCGTGGTGCTCCTGCTGCGCGAGCGACACAGCCACCTGCATGTCCATGAGCCGCTCGAACACGAGCACCTCCATGTCCACGATGCACACCACCGTCACGCGCATCCTCCGGGCGTGGCGCTGACCGAGCCGCACAGCCATGCGCACCAGCATGAGCCGTTGGCGCATGCCCACGCGCACGTCTCCGACCTGCACCACCGGCACGAGCACTGA
- a CDS encoding response regulator transcription factor, with translation MRVLVVDDEPLARDNVKHLLARAPDVASVLECEGGREAVDLILSARPDAVFLDVQMPELDGLGVLREVGPERMPPVVFVTAFDAYAVRAFEASALDYLLKPFTDRRFHESLERVRRQVTRGRDRQLLEQLSALLDARRLPPPSLSPGPPPPPAGPREGLVERIAVKTGGKVLLLPVADLDWCEAEGNYVVLHAGGRSPMLRETLAQVEAWLDPRRFVRVHRSTLVNVERIRELEPDVDKGWVVVLRDGTRLRLSPGRKAAVEALLRQSF, from the coding sequence ATGCGAGTGCTGGTGGTGGATGACGAGCCCCTCGCGCGGGACAACGTGAAGCACCTGCTCGCGCGCGCGCCGGATGTCGCGTCCGTCCTGGAGTGCGAGGGCGGTCGCGAGGCGGTGGACCTCATCTTGAGCGCACGGCCGGACGCCGTGTTCCTGGACGTGCAGATGCCGGAGCTGGATGGCCTGGGCGTCCTGCGCGAGGTGGGGCCGGAGCGCATGCCGCCCGTCGTCTTCGTGACGGCGTTCGACGCGTATGCCGTTCGCGCGTTCGAGGCGAGCGCGCTCGATTACCTCCTCAAGCCCTTCACGGACCGCCGCTTCCACGAGTCACTGGAGCGCGTGCGCCGACAGGTGACCCGTGGGAGGGACCGTCAACTGTTGGAGCAGCTGTCCGCCTTGCTCGACGCGCGGCGCCTGCCGCCTCCGAGCCTGTCTCCGGGCCCGCCGCCGCCGCCAGCCGGGCCGCGCGAGGGCCTGGTCGAGCGCATCGCGGTGAAGACGGGAGGCAAGGTGCTGCTGTTGCCCGTCGCCGACCTGGACTGGTGCGAGGCGGAGGGCAACTACGTGGTGCTGCACGCGGGTGGCCGCAGCCCCATGCTGCGCGAGACGCTGGCGCAGGTGGAGGCGTGGTTGGATCCGCGGCGCTTCGTGCGAGTGCACCGCTCCACGCTCGTCAACGTGGAGCGCATCCGCGAGCTGGAGCCGGACGTGGACAAGGGCTGGGTGGTGGTGCTGCGCGACGGCACGCGCCTGCGCCTGAGCCCCGGACGCAAGGCCGCCGTGGAAGCGCTGCTGCGCCAGTCCTTCTGA
- a CDS encoding histidine kinase, which yields MSHAVGRDRESPLELLARVPPTVRVWALGMAAGVLGALPHALGAYAREPRDFAFKLALELVPYSAWALLGPWLIALFRRMPLAGPRWARNGMTLLGAGVGFALVHVLLLAPVLWVLQSWEARRIAFIDGLSSLLLERGAAGYFEYLLFLAAWTALAAARRVREQEVEEFRWAARLAEARLQALRSQLEPHFLFNTLNAVTGLVRQERNPEAVEALAELGHLLRASLEGRGDHEVPLAEELEMVRRYLGIEQLRFGRKLDVLLEPDPETLGARVPSLILQPLVENAVKHGTSRRASRGRILVRASRWGERLRLEVRDDGPGLRAGGAGGTGIGVVNTRDRIRELYGEGYGLTLEDLPEGGVRARVELPYLEASARVQDGKEWSRG from the coding sequence ATGAGCCACGCGGTGGGCAGGGACAGGGAGTCACCGCTGGAGCTTCTGGCGCGCGTGCCGCCGACGGTGCGCGTCTGGGCGTTGGGCATGGCGGCGGGCGTGCTGGGGGCGCTGCCGCACGCGCTCGGGGCCTATGCGCGGGAGCCTCGGGACTTCGCTTTCAAGCTGGCCCTGGAGCTGGTGCCCTACAGTGCCTGGGCGTTGCTCGGCCCGTGGCTCATCGCGCTCTTCCGGCGGATGCCATTGGCGGGACCTCGGTGGGCTCGCAATGGGATGACGCTGTTGGGCGCGGGCGTGGGCTTCGCGCTGGTGCATGTGCTGCTGCTCGCGCCGGTGCTGTGGGTCCTCCAGTCCTGGGAGGCGCGGCGGATCGCGTTCATCGACGGGCTGTCGTCGCTGCTGCTGGAGCGGGGCGCGGCGGGCTACTTCGAGTACCTGTTGTTCCTGGCGGCGTGGACCGCGCTGGCGGCGGCGCGACGCGTGCGCGAGCAGGAGGTGGAGGAGTTCCGGTGGGCCGCGCGGCTGGCGGAGGCGCGACTGCAGGCGCTGCGCTCGCAGTTGGAGCCACACTTCCTCTTCAACACCCTCAACGCGGTGACAGGGCTGGTGCGCCAGGAGCGCAACCCGGAGGCGGTGGAGGCCTTGGCGGAGCTGGGGCACCTCTTGCGCGCGAGCCTGGAGGGGCGCGGCGACCACGAGGTTCCGCTGGCCGAGGAGCTGGAGATGGTGCGGCGCTACCTGGGCATCGAGCAGCTGCGCTTCGGGCGGAAGCTCGACGTGCTGCTGGAGCCCGACCCCGAGACGCTCGGGGCGCGAGTGCCCTCGCTCATCCTCCAGCCGCTGGTGGAGAACGCGGTGAAGCACGGCACGTCGCGTCGCGCGTCGCGAGGGCGGATCCTCGTGCGCGCCTCGCGGTGGGGCGAGCGGCTGCGGCTGGAGGTCCGCGATGACGGACCGGGGCTGCGGGCCGGGGGCGCGGGCGGCACGGGCATCGGCGTGGTCAATACGCGCGACCGCATCCGCGAGCTGTATGGCGAGGGATATGGATTGACGCTGGAGGACCTGCCCGAGGGGGGCGTGCGAGCGCGCGTGGAGCTGCCCTACCTGGAGGCCTCCGCGCGCGTGCAAGACGGGAAGGAGTGGAGCCGTGGCTGA
- a CDS encoding lipoate--protein ligase gives MAPPPRIRILVSETFNPWFNLATEDWIFREMDSSTQTLFLWRNAETVVIGRNQNPWSECNLKRMEEDNIFLARRTSGGGAVFHDLGNTNFTFLSPKQGYDKSANVTILLDALRRLGVSAEASGRNDLVIPTADGPRKISGSAYRESRDRAFHHGTFLISTDLTRLSNYLTPHPKKLESKGQASVRARVMNINQHQVDVTHERLCDAVMGAFCDAHGAPAKPEVLNHDFLQQQPTLQGMFDQFSSWDWRFGNAPRFNHQMIEYLSWGFFEVHVDSEQGHITRAQVFSDALFPDLVQDLQATLVGKPYRRSGVKAAVDEVRERHPGQARELEELAVWMMDQVEV, from the coding sequence ATGGCCCCACCGCCGCGCATCCGCATCCTCGTGTCGGAGACCTTCAATCCCTGGTTCAACCTCGCGACCGAGGATTGGATCTTCCGGGAGATGGACTCGAGCACCCAGACGCTGTTCCTCTGGCGCAACGCCGAGACGGTCGTCATCGGGCGCAACCAGAACCCCTGGTCCGAGTGCAACCTGAAGCGCATGGAGGAGGACAACATCTTCCTCGCGCGGCGCACCAGTGGCGGCGGCGCGGTGTTCCATGACCTGGGCAACACCAACTTCACGTTCCTGTCGCCCAAGCAGGGCTACGACAAGTCCGCCAACGTCACCATCCTGCTGGACGCGCTGCGCCGGCTGGGCGTGTCCGCCGAGGCGTCCGGGCGCAATGACCTGGTGATTCCCACGGCGGATGGTCCTCGGAAGATCAGCGGCAGCGCGTACCGCGAGTCGCGTGACCGGGCCTTCCACCACGGCACGTTCCTCATCTCCACGGACCTCACGCGCCTGTCCAACTACCTGACGCCGCACCCCAAGAAGCTGGAGTCCAAGGGGCAGGCCAGCGTGCGCGCGCGGGTGATGAACATCAACCAGCACCAGGTGGACGTCACCCACGAGCGGCTGTGCGACGCCGTCATGGGCGCCTTCTGTGACGCGCACGGCGCGCCCGCGAAGCCGGAGGTCCTCAACCACGACTTCCTCCAGCAGCAGCCCACGCTCCAGGGCATGTTCGATCAATTCTCCTCGTGGGACTGGCGCTTCGGCAACGCCCCGCGCTTCAACCACCAGATGATTGAGTACCTGTCCTGGGGTTTCTTCGAGGTGCACGTCGACTCGGAACAGGGCCACATCACCCGGGCGCAGGTGTTCTCCGACGCGCTGTTCCCCGACCTCGTCCAGGATCTCCAGGCCACCCTCGTGGGCAAGCCCTACCGCCGCTCGGGCGTGAAGGCCGCTGTCGACGAGGTGCGGGAGCGCCACCCGGGCCAGGCGCGCGAGCTGGAAGAGCTGGCCGTGTGGATGATGGATCAGGTCGAGGTGTAG
- a CDS encoding DUF1059 domain-containing protein — translation MTRKVMDCRQAPSESHCTLTIAGEEEEVFNAAVAHAIAVHGHVDGPELREMIRVSLQDESPEEVTVVARGIAVEPAQPSRH, via the coding sequence ATGACGCGCAAGGTGATGGATTGCCGCCAGGCTCCGAGCGAGTCGCACTGCACGCTGACCATCGCGGGCGAGGAGGAGGAGGTGTTCAACGCCGCGGTGGCGCACGCCATCGCTGTCCACGGCCACGTCGACGGTCCCGAGCTTCGGGAGATGATCCGCGTCTCGCTGCAGGACGAGTCGCCCGAGGAGGTGACGGTGGTGGCCCGAGGCATCGCGGTGGAGCCGGCCCAGCCCAGCCGGCACTGA